In the Chroococcidiopsis sp. SAG 2025 genome, one interval contains:
- a CDS encoding PadR family transcriptional regulator — MQLEDIYQYFANPPEIYLCQEQAVCYILSVLLEGESYGSGLIQKLEREESRYRLSDTVLYAALKFLEDEGAIAGYWQKLEGRGRPRRMFRLNHQWQDEARKLAKLWSDSITKCK, encoded by the coding sequence ATGCAGCTTGAAGATATTTATCAATATTTTGCCAATCCTCCAGAGATTTATCTTTGCCAAGAGCAAGCGGTTTGTTATATCCTGTCAGTTTTGCTTGAGGGTGAATCTTATGGCTCTGGATTGATTCAAAAGCTCGAACGTGAAGAGTCTCGCTATCGCCTCTCCGATACCGTGTTGTATGCAGCGCTGAAATTTCTCGAAGATGAAGGAGCGATCGCGGGGTACTGGCAAAAACTAGAAGGTCGCGGTCGTCCCCGACGAATGTTCCGGCTCAATCACCAATGGCAAGATGAAGCACGAAAGTTAGCAAAATTATGGAGCGATAGCATCACCAAATGTAAATAA
- a CDS encoding helix-turn-helix transcriptional regulator: MKLPELLRNRLGSLLQLAVEIVILRRNDTSKTEVDREETIVTESTTTSPQTSKLGTVKKILLKSRQLKSPTKPFKKASLFPDGKTRLAALSLLLHGVAEVLSQKRDLPWKTETQNNLSYEKAADGKKGTISYYVTDNLENLSPDTISESAALAVINRFDPRAGAIHLIYCAAAANLHNPWQSEFLLDDKQLLEYTGLIKRRDLCRHEQLTILYDLVRQPAQILAHVVWEKQGKVGAFTVADLKIWNVNVARDFETDKAGNPKLTGLKVIVQPGLWAKYFLNKSEYYYYTGVITKKTVQTLFSIGKQNAGAARMLIWLIFQVKPGYREVFSGKSLMQIAYGMAKIGLAEQDRQLRRQLADDLATDLKVIEAAGWRVEVETGPAWLINNDGAKRPIGFWSQLLDTTWRFDLPEAALAEIAKSPNQLRGVERPKQQPPSGAAIREARKAKGWSRAFFAATMGKSISWVDAIETEHRQVSQKDLPKLLEKLEMKS, encoded by the coding sequence ATGAAATTACCAGAATTACTGCGTAATCGGCTTGGGAGTCTGCTTCAACTGGCAGTAGAAATAGTTATTCTTCGGCGAAATGACACAAGCAAGACCGAAGTAGACCGCGAAGAAACGATAGTTACAGAATCAACTACCACATCACCTCAGACAAGTAAATTGGGGACTGTCAAAAAGATTCTTCTGAAGTCTAGGCAGCTGAAATCTCCAACCAAACCATTCAAGAAAGCTTCTCTGTTTCCAGATGGCAAGACTCGTCTTGCAGCTTTGTCACTCTTGTTGCATGGAGTGGCAGAAGTGTTATCTCAAAAGCGCGATCTACCCTGGAAGACCGAAACCCAAAACAATTTGAGCTATGAAAAAGCAGCTGATGGCAAAAAAGGCACGATCTCTTACTACGTCACTGACAATTTAGAAAACTTGTCTCCTGACACCATATCTGAGTCAGCAGCTTTAGCTGTCATAAATCGATTCGATCCTAGAGCAGGCGCTATTCATCTAATTTATTGCGCCGCTGCTGCAAATCTGCATAATCCGTGGCAAAGTGAGTTTCTATTAGATGATAAACAACTGCTGGAATACACCGGATTAATCAAACGTAGAGATTTATGCAGACATGAGCAACTGACAATTCTGTATGACCTGGTACGACAGCCTGCACAGATATTAGCTCACGTAGTTTGGGAAAAACAAGGTAAGGTAGGAGCCTTTACCGTAGCCGATTTAAAAATCTGGAATGTTAATGTTGCAAGAGATTTTGAGACAGATAAGGCAGGCAATCCGAAGCTGACAGGTTTAAAAGTCATCGTTCAACCTGGATTGTGGGCGAAGTACTTTTTAAATAAGTCTGAGTACTATTACTATACGGGAGTTATTACCAAAAAAACAGTACAAACGCTATTTAGCATTGGTAAGCAAAATGCTGGTGCAGCTCGAATGCTAATTTGGCTGATTTTTCAAGTCAAGCCAGGATACCGCGAAGTCTTTTCCGGCAAATCTCTGATGCAAATTGCGTATGGTATGGCTAAAATTGGGCTAGCAGAGCAAGATCGGCAACTACGACGGCAACTAGCTGACGATCTGGCGACTGACTTGAAAGTAATTGAAGCGGCTGGATGGCGAGTCGAGGTAGAAACTGGTCCAGCGTGGTTGATAAATAACGATGGTGCGAAAAGACCAATCGGCTTCTGGAGCCAGCTTTTAGATACTACATGGCGATTCGATTTACCAGAGGCAGCGCTGGCAGAGATTGCCAAGTCGCCAAACCAGCTTAGAGGCGTGGAACGTCCCAAACAACAGCCGCCATCTGGTGCTGCGATTAGAGAAGCTAGAAAAGCTAAAGGCTGGTCGAGGGCTTTCTTTGCCGCAACAATGGGGAAAAGTATATCTTGGGTTGATGCGATCGAAACCGAGCATCGCCAAGTATCTCAGAAGGATCTGCCTAAATTACTCGAAAAATTGGAGATGAAATCTTAG
- a CDS encoding helix-turn-helix domain-containing protein, which translates to MPAPLRIVLTESEDRTLSELRVAKTVAQRTRDRAQMLRLNAQGWVVPAIAEIFECQEQTVRETIRRWQQQGLGGLWDASESFGMSVAIKGWSIKVKIHSFSGCDDTAKKAPLRPLSDEEQTDLKKLSRSQSQSSASVMRAKAILAMALGADYTSAAQLVGLRCGDTVSKWVSRFNVEGLAALQPRHGGGAVVQYSEPEKQRILSEFQRQPERQKEGTATWSVATLQRALRQAPDGLTQISTYTIWQVLKEAGYSWQKSRSWLKTGQVKRIRKGKLVVVTDPDTVAKKN; encoded by the coding sequence ATGCCTGCTCCTTTACGTATCGTTTTGACAGAGTCAGAAGACCGGACGTTGAGTGAACTTCGGGTTGCCAAAACCGTTGCTCAACGTACCCGAGATCGAGCACAAATGCTTCGACTCAATGCTCAAGGATGGGTAGTGCCAGCGATTGCCGAAATTTTTGAGTGCCAAGAGCAGACAGTGCGCGAAACCATCCGCCGTTGGCAGCAGCAAGGGTTAGGTGGATTATGGGATGCTAGTGAGTCATTTGGTATGAGTGTTGCCATAAAAGGATGGTCAATTAAAGTGAAGATACATAGTTTTTCAGGTTGTGATGACACGGCAAAAAAAGCACCTTTGCGACCGTTAAGTGATGAAGAACAAACCGACTTGAAAAAACTGAGCCGTTCTCAATCCCAATCATCTGCTAGTGTCATGCGGGCCAAAGCGATTCTAGCCATGGCTCTTGGGGCTGATTACACGAGTGCAGCGCAGTTAGTAGGATTACGCTGTGGTGATACGGTCAGCAAGTGGGTCAGTCGCTTCAATGTTGAAGGCTTAGCTGCCTTACAGCCTCGACATGGCGGTGGGGCAGTAGTGCAATACAGCGAACCAGAAAAACAACGCATCCTGTCCGAATTTCAGCGTCAACCAGAGCGGCAGAAAGAGGGCACGGCAACCTGGTCAGTAGCTACACTTCAACGGGCTTTGCGTCAGGCTCCTGATGGCTTAACCCAAATCAGTACTTATACAATTTGGCAGGTACTCAAAGAGGCGGGCTATAGCTGGCAAAAGAGCCGCAGTTGGTTAAAAACTGGACAGGTGAAGCGCATACGCAAAGGCAAGCTAGTAGTAGTAACTGACCCAGATACCGTGGCAAAAAAAAACTGA
- a CDS encoding transposase — MWCEDEAGPFGTAPYPGSNWQPVGKPTRQEHEYIRNGTAKLLTLFHPATGQVRVKGVTSCTNAVLHEWLKQELASVVQSLPTPARLLKPEENQRLWKSWQQGLKVRFTLPHDLPPLRMLLVMDNLVGHKTPQLVLWLCAHGIMPLYTPLGGSWLNMAESIQRILKRRALEGHHPQTAYQIIEWLENFWMEPTTNAVCLGRITSATSRQSASKISLSWWFWCLYASSLLRRTTIAKNNGNTHTK; from the coding sequence GTGTGGTGCGAAGACGAGGCGGGACCATTTGGCACTGCTCCTTACCCTGGTAGCAATTGGCAGCCAGTAGGTAAACCGACACGGCAAGAACATGAATATATCCGTAATGGCACAGCCAAGCTGTTAACGCTATTCCATCCCGCTACTGGGCAAGTACGAGTTAAGGGTGTTACCAGTTGTACCAATGCTGTGTTGCACGAATGGCTCAAGCAAGAATTAGCTAGTGTTGTACAATCACTGCCAACTCCAGCTCGATTACTCAAGCCTGAAGAAAATCAACGGTTATGGAAAAGTTGGCAGCAGGGGTTGAAAGTACGCTTTACACTCCCACACGACTTACCGCCACTGCGAATGTTGCTAGTGATGGATAACTTGGTCGGACATAAAACTCCCCAGTTGGTATTGTGGCTGTGTGCTCATGGCATCATGCCGCTCTACACACCTCTTGGCGGTAGCTGGCTGAATATGGCTGAGTCGATTCAACGAATTCTCAAACGCCGAGCTCTAGAGGGGCATCATCCGCAAACAGCCTATCAAATTATTGAGTGGTTGGAAAACTTTTGGATGGAACCAACAACCAACGCCGTTTGTCTGGGCAGGATTACGAGCGCAACGTCGAGACAGAGCGCGTCAAAGATTTCACTCTCTTGGTGGTTCTGGTGCCTGTACGCATCGTCCCTTCTTCGGCGGACAACTATTGCCAAAAATAATGGCAACACTCATACCAAATGA
- a CDS encoding transposase, producing the protein MVQDNGSAHTSHLAREHWQQWQSKGLYLFSPQYSSHMNLIEAQWHQLKTHEIAGRIFDNEYDLANAMIEGMENRSQQRGWTLERFMFKSA; encoded by the coding sequence GTGGTGCAAGATAATGGTTCGGCTCATACCAGTCATCTTGCCCGTGAGCACTGGCAGCAGTGGCAGTCGAAAGGGCTATATCTTTTTTCTCCCCAATACAGTTCACATATGAATCTGATTGAAGCGCAGTGGCATCAACTCAAAACCCATGAAATAGCCGGAAGGATTTTTGATAACGAGTATGATTTAGCGAATGCCATGATTGAGGGCATGGAGAATCGAAGTCAACAAAGGGGATGGACACTGGAACGTTTTATGTTTAAATCTGCCTAG
- a CDS encoding DUF2382 domain-containing protein, which yields MPLLSISDFDTDYQSTFEENDIKGMDVYGEGDGEKFGTVKDILVDEQGNFRYFVIDVGFWIFGKKVLLPVGRARIDRNAHRVYAKGLTKEQADRLPEYTEGMTADYDYEERVRRVYRTEASLDASAPLDPASTAAMMGTATPTSYNRDTYTYEHDRDLYDTSTHSDRTIKLYEERLIASKQRRKTGEVAIGKHVETETERVSVPIEKERVVIERITPTDAGRAVAPGEVDFHEGEVARVEVYEEVPDIHKEAFVREEVRVKKVVEQETVEAQETIRREELDIDTDGRPVISDQ from the coding sequence ATGCCATTACTAAGCATTAGTGATTTCGATACAGACTATCAAAGTACCTTTGAAGAAAATGATATCAAAGGTATGGATGTTTATGGTGAAGGGGATGGGGAAAAGTTTGGTACAGTAAAAGATATTTTAGTAGACGAACAAGGTAATTTTCGGTATTTTGTTATTGACGTAGGATTCTGGATTTTTGGTAAAAAAGTACTACTGCCAGTTGGTCGCGCTCGGATCGATCGCAACGCTCATCGCGTCTATGCAAAAGGTTTGACTAAAGAGCAAGCGGATCGCTTACCCGAATATACAGAAGGCATGACAGCAGACTACGATTACGAAGAACGGGTCAGACGAGTTTATCGTACAGAAGCTTCTTTAGATGCATCAGCACCTCTAGACCCGGCATCTACTGCTGCGATGATGGGTACTGCTACGCCAACTAGCTATAACCGCGATACTTACACTTACGAGCATGACAGAGATTTATACGATACAAGCACTCATAGCGATCGCACCATTAAACTTTACGAAGAGCGGTTGATTGCCAGCAAACAGCGCCGCAAAACTGGAGAAGTTGCGATCGGCAAGCACGTTGAAACTGAGACAGAACGAGTTTCAGTTCCAATAGAAAAAGAGCGCGTCGTGATTGAAAGAATTACCCCAACCGATGCAGGTAGAGCTGTTGCACCTGGCGAAGTTGACTTCCATGAGGGTGAAGTTGCCCGTGTAGAAGTGTACGAAGAAGTTCCAGACATCCACAAAGAAGCCTTCGTTAGAGAAGAAGTCAGAGTTAAAAAGGTCGTAGAACAGGAAACTGTGGAAGCACAAGAAACGATTCGCAGGGAAGAATTAGATATCGATACTGATGGTCGTCCAGTTATCAGTGACCAGTGA
- a CDS encoding MFS transporter has translation MWEIAEIAKQFDFANLYLAQVITTEEILTPEEAAAVFSGPQFLVALIAGVVMAFAFQLLLTNFSVALGISALGGGDADDTDNLGSTVRKISTAVGLLALSTGGVALFAASFLAVKLSLVSSAVLGAILGVVIWSTYFSILLWLGSTTVGSLIGSLVSTATSGFQGLLGTAATALGANAAKNQAVDTAEAIAAAVRQEFTTGLDPDAIGKTLQKSLENLQLPQLNLDEIRGQFETILNSSDLKSVADSDLLRNINRETFADLVSDRTDLSKQDVNRIVDQLQGVWQQAISKGEADPQAQLSQFIKEASPKQLNSSDLSEKLEQLVQTSQSNGKQGNGWGNRAVQLGVSALTTAVLERTNLAGVDVENISGQLQKFVDKLPEVDREKISGQLQQFKQQVQQQAQKLPGLPNSTIRSDVDDYLLKSYPWHLNRETIKQEFRDVIYDPQADPSKVKRELEQLDKDYFVQKLNQRGDLLENKVQEVAQQLEEIRTDILATVSAGASQAQSQDLGSRVENYLRSTGKEELNPEGIQRDFQTLLEDPEASVETLSDRLSQFDRDTLVQMLKQRQDISEEEANNIVGQLESTRDRVVNRAKELQEQAQAKATEIRQKVEEYLRNTNKEELNPEGIERDFRTLLEDPQVGISVLRSRLSQFDRETLVALLSQRQDLSEEQINQTLDRLESVRDNILQAPQQLAGKTKEQYDKTTTAISEYLRNTNLEELNPEGIQQDLRKVLEDPQEGAVALRDRLSHVDRETLVKLLSQRQDLSEEQVNRAIDSVEDAINSIVQAPRRLASRVQQQAIDFEATLESYLRNTNKEELNPEGIERDLQLLLNDPRAGFGSLGDRLSHFDRSTIVALLSQREDISEEEANQIVDRILAVRNSIAEQIEKIQRSVQSVIDGVFDRIRNYLNSLERPELNYEGIQQDFTTLFDDPQAGFEALRNRLSQFDRDTLIAVLSSREDISPADAERIVGQIEGTRDRVLHQAERIQQETQKRLEALKQQAQATAVETKKAAAGAAWWLFGTALTSLAASAIAGALAVNGIGGLF, from the coding sequence ATGTGGGAAATCGCAGAAATAGCAAAACAATTTGACTTCGCAAATCTTTACTTAGCACAAGTTATAACGACTGAAGAAATTCTGACTCCAGAAGAAGCTGCCGCTGTCTTTTCTGGACCGCAATTCTTGGTGGCATTAATTGCAGGTGTAGTGATGGCGTTTGCCTTTCAACTCCTGTTAACTAACTTTTCCGTGGCTCTAGGTATTTCCGCGTTAGGTGGGGGAGATGCTGATGATACGGATAATTTAGGTAGTACAGTCCGCAAAATCTCAACCGCAGTGGGTTTGTTGGCTTTATCCACTGGTGGTGTAGCTCTGTTCGCGGCTAGTTTTTTGGCAGTGAAACTCAGTTTAGTCAGCAGTGCGGTATTAGGGGCAATTCTTGGGGTAGTTATTTGGTCTACCTACTTTTCCATCTTGTTGTGGTTAGGCTCAACTACAGTCGGTTCGCTGATCGGTTCTTTAGTCAGCACTGCTACCTCTGGCTTTCAAGGACTACTAGGGACAGCAGCTACCGCTTTGGGCGCTAATGCAGCGAAAAACCAAGCTGTGGATACGGCTGAAGCGATCGCCGCCGCAGTTCGGCAAGAATTCACTACAGGACTCGACCCAGACGCGATCGGCAAGACATTGCAAAAGTCTTTGGAAAATTTACAACTACCGCAACTGAATCTAGACGAGATTCGCGGTCAGTTTGAAACGATTCTCAACAGCTCAGATTTAAAATCTGTGGCTGATAGCGATTTGCTACGTAACATTAACCGCGAGACATTTGCAGATTTGGTCAGCGATCGCACGGACTTGTCCAAACAAGACGTGAATCGGATTGTAGACCAGTTGCAAGGAGTGTGGCAGCAGGCGATCAGCAAAGGTGAGGCAGATCCACAAGCGCAATTAAGTCAATTTATTAAAGAAGCTTCTCCCAAACAACTCAATTCCAGCGATTTGAGCGAAAAACTGGAACAACTGGTACAAACAAGTCAATCGAACGGGAAGCAAGGCAACGGTTGGGGAAATCGAGCCGTGCAATTGGGTGTCAGCGCCCTTACTACAGCAGTACTCGAAAGAACTAATCTGGCTGGGGTTGATGTGGAGAATATTTCTGGTCAACTGCAAAAGTTCGTCGATAAGTTACCAGAAGTAGACCGAGAAAAGATTTCCGGTCAGTTACAGCAATTTAAACAGCAGGTGCAACAGCAAGCACAAAAACTACCAGGACTGCCAAATAGCACCATCCGCAGCGATGTAGATGACTATTTGCTGAAATCTTACCCGTGGCATCTCAACCGCGAAACGATTAAGCAAGAATTTAGAGATGTTATTTACGATCCGCAAGCCGATCCAAGTAAAGTCAAACGAGAGCTGGAGCAGTTGGACAAAGATTATTTCGTTCAAAAGCTGAATCAGCGTGGCGATTTACTTGAGAACAAAGTCCAAGAAGTTGCTCAGCAACTAGAAGAGATCCGCACCGATATTTTAGCTACGGTTTCTGCTGGTGCGTCACAAGCGCAATCGCAAGACCTGGGTAGCCGCGTAGAAAATTATCTGCGATCGACTGGCAAGGAAGAACTAAATCCTGAAGGAATTCAACGAGACTTCCAAACTCTTCTAGAAGATCCAGAAGCGAGTGTGGAAACACTAAGCGATCGCCTATCGCAATTCGATCGCGATACTTTGGTACAAATGCTCAAACAGCGCCAGGATATTAGCGAAGAGGAAGCAAATAATATTGTCGGTCAACTCGAAAGCACTCGCGATCGCGTTGTTAACCGTGCCAAAGAATTGCAAGAACAGGCGCAAGCCAAAGCAACAGAAATACGACAAAAAGTAGAAGAATATCTCCGCAATACCAACAAAGAAGAACTCAACCCTGAAGGGATCGAACGCGATTTTCGCACCTTGCTAGAAGATCCGCAAGTGGGAATTTCTGTATTACGATCGAGATTATCGCAGTTCGATCGCGAAACGTTAGTAGCATTGCTATCGCAGCGTCAAGATTTGAGCGAGGAGCAAATAAATCAAACTCTCGATCGCCTTGAATCAGTCCGCGATAATATCTTACAAGCACCGCAACAGCTAGCAGGTAAAACCAAAGAGCAATACGACAAAACGACGACAGCGATTTCTGAATATCTGCGTAACACCAACCTAGAGGAACTCAATCCTGAAGGCATCCAGCAGGATTTACGTAAAGTATTGGAAGATCCCCAAGAGGGAGCCGTAGCATTACGCGATCGCTTGTCTCACGTCGATCGAGAAACCTTGGTGAAACTGCTGTCGCAACGGCAAGACTTGAGCGAAGAACAAGTCAACCGAGCAATCGACTCTGTGGAAGACGCAATTAACAGCATCGTCCAAGCACCGCGCCGTTTGGCAAGCCGCGTCCAACAGCAGGCGATCGATTTTGAGGCAACTTTAGAAAGTTACTTGCGGAATACGAATAAAGAAGAACTCAATCCCGAAGGGATCGAGCGCGACTTGCAACTATTGCTCAACGATCCCCGTGCTGGATTCGGTAGCTTGGGCGATCGCCTCTCGCACTTCGATCGTTCGACGATTGTGGCTTTACTGTCTCAAAGAGAAGATATTTCGGAAGAAGAAGCGAATCAAATTGTCGATCGCATCCTTGCCGTACGTAACTCTATTGCCGAGCAAATTGAGAAAATTCAGCGTAGCGTGCAGTCAGTTATCGATGGGGTGTTCGATCGCATCCGCAACTACCTCAACTCGCTAGAGCGTCCCGAACTCAACTACGAGGGAATTCAGCAAGACTTCACGACCTTGTTTGACGATCCGCAAGCGGGATTTGAGGCTCTACGCAATCGCTTGAGCCAATTCGATCGCGACACACTAATCGCCGTGTTGAGTTCCCGCGAAGATATTTCCCCAGCCGATGCCGAGCGGATTGTGGGTCAAATTGAAGGTACGCGCGATCGCGTTCTGCATCAAGCCGAACGCATTCAACAAGAAACGCAAAAACGGCTAGAAGCTTTGAAACAACAAGCTCAGGCAACAGCAGTAGAAACCAAAAAAGCCGCAGCTGGTGCAGCTTGGTGGTTGTTTGGTACGGCTTTGACTTCTCTTGCCGCATCTGCGATCGCCGGAGCGTTAGCCGTGAATGGGATCGGCGGATTGTTTTAA
- a CDS encoding DUF1269 domain-containing protein, whose amino-acid sequence MTLGYHRRAVGTFERRKDAERALNELKRSGFGMGRVSIIAQDADSKPDIAGVDVEDRDRVGNKADEGAATGAVTGGVLGGLTGLLIGLGTLAIPGVGPVMLAGEVATALATTAAGGAIGAAAGGLLGALIGLGIPEERAKVYSDRVSRGHYLVIVDGTDDEIAHAAKILGGGGIQEWGVYNNPNATTTRTDVVTDVERVNSTRPAYRTEGIVDNVNTANPTYRTEGSVDDAPEVIIVDRRDKTH is encoded by the coding sequence ATGACTTTAGGCTACCACAGACGAGCAGTAGGCACATTTGAGCGGCGTAAAGATGCGGAACGCGCCCTGAATGAATTAAAGCGTTCTGGTTTTGGGATGGGTCGGGTTTCCATCATCGCCCAAGATGCAGACAGCAAACCTGATATTGCTGGTGTAGATGTCGAAGATCGCGATCGCGTCGGCAACAAAGCTGATGAGGGCGCAGCAACTGGAGCGGTGACAGGCGGAGTTTTAGGCGGACTGACTGGCTTACTGATTGGACTAGGCACTTTAGCAATTCCTGGTGTTGGTCCAGTGATGCTAGCGGGCGAAGTTGCTACAGCCCTGGCTACAACTGCGGCTGGTGGTGCGATTGGTGCGGCTGCGGGCGGTTTGCTAGGCGCACTAATTGGCTTGGGGATTCCCGAGGAAAGAGCCAAAGTTTACAGCGATCGCGTTTCTAGAGGTCATTATTTAGTTATTGTGGATGGCACTGACGACGAAATCGCCCACGCAGCCAAAATTCTCGGCGGTGGCGGGATTCAAGAATGGGGTGTATATAACAACCCAAATGCGACCACTACCCGCACCGATGTTGTGACTGATGTAGAGCGCGTGAATTCGACTAGACCGGCTTACCGCACCGAAGGCATTGTCGATAACGTCAATACCGCTAACCCCACCTACCGCACCGAAGGTAGTGTTGACGACGCTCCTGAAGTTATTATTGTCGATCGTCGGGACAAAACTCACTGA
- the rpsU gene encoding 30S ribosomal protein S21, translating into MAQIILGENEGIESALRRFKREVSKAGIFLDIKKHRHFETPIEKHKRKELAKHKQRKRRSRY; encoded by the coding sequence ATGGCACAAATTATTTTGGGTGAAAATGAAGGAATTGAGTCAGCCTTGCGTCGATTTAAGCGCGAAGTTTCTAAAGCAGGGATTTTTTTAGACATCAAGAAACATCGTCACTTTGAAACGCCAATTGAAAAACATAAACGTAAGGAACTCGCTAAGCATAAGCAGCGTAAAAGACGTTCCCGCTACTAA
- a CDS encoding RNA-binding protein — translation MSIYVGNLSYEVTQEDLSAAFAEYGSVKRVQLPTDRETGRMRGFAFVEMDTDTEETAAIDALDGAEWMGRNLKVNKAKPREDRGSFGGNRRGNFSSRY, via the coding sequence ATGTCTATATACGTCGGCAATTTATCATACGAGGTAACGCAAGAAGACCTCAGTGCTGCTTTTGCAGAGTACGGTTCTGTCAAGCGGGTGCAACTCCCAACCGATCGCGAAACTGGTCGGATGCGCGGCTTTGCTTTTGTGGAAATGGATACAGATACTGAAGAAACAGCCGCCATTGATGCTCTCGATGGTGCTGAATGGATGGGGCGCAACCTCAAGGTTAATAAGGCAAAGCCTAGAGAAGACAGAGGCTCATTCGGTGGTAATCGCAGAGGTAATTTCTCTAGTCGCTACTAA
- a CDS encoding NblA/ycf18 family protein, protein MNQPIKLSVEQEFSLRSFADQVQQMSREQAQEFLIVLHKQMIIQKTMYQEFLKHEWHLD, encoded by the coding sequence ATGAATCAGCCCATTAAATTATCTGTAGAGCAAGAATTTAGCCTCAGAAGCTTTGCCGACCAAGTGCAGCAGATGTCCCGCGAACAAGCCCAGGAATTTTTGATTGTGCTGCATAAGCAAATGATAATTCAGAAAACAATGTACCAGGAATTTCTGAAGCATGAGTGGCATCTGGACTAG
- a CDS encoding DUF2993 domain-containing protein, producing the protein MFSSLTSLTNPMGSDWGERLLNTVANKTIRYLFTQSESVEGSIHCYLSSKLLQGSIDSFKMSGRGLVIRQEFRAEEMTLIADAVAIDFSSLLRGKLVLAQPTQAIVRVTLSEAGIDRAFGAELVKKRLQNLYLPALSDISGGNSISFEAVRLQLIANNRVQIWANADLSNGELVPISLSATITIERRRRLTFCEPKFEADSVPESQREISQTLSIILVEILDRMVDLDRFDLDGITIRLNQLETQEKLLIFSGYAQIERIPANS; encoded by the coding sequence ATGTTCAGCAGCCTAACTAGTTTAACTAATCCTATGGGAAGCGATTGGGGAGAGCGCCTACTCAACACTGTTGCTAACAAAACAATTCGCTATCTATTCACTCAAAGCGAGTCAGTAGAAGGCTCGATCCACTGCTATCTTTCCAGTAAACTCTTGCAGGGTAGCATCGATAGCTTCAAAATGAGCGGTCGGGGACTCGTTATCCGCCAGGAATTTCGGGCGGAAGAAATGACCCTCATCGCTGATGCCGTAGCGATTGACTTCAGTAGCCTTTTGCGCGGCAAACTGGTTTTAGCGCAACCCACCCAAGCTATTGTTCGAGTCACTCTCTCAGAAGCAGGGATCGATCGCGCTTTTGGGGCAGAGCTGGTGAAAAAGCGCCTTCAAAACCTCTATCTACCTGCTTTATCCGATATATCTGGTGGTAATTCAATCTCTTTTGAAGCTGTGCGGCTACAGCTAATAGCCAACAATCGGGTGCAGATTTGGGCTAATGCCGATCTAAGCAACGGCGAACTCGTGCCGATTAGTCTGAGTGCAACCATAACCATCGAGCGACGACGCCGCCTTACTTTTTGCGAGCCGAAGTTTGAAGCAGATAGCGTACCAGAATCTCAACGAGAAATCTCTCAAACCCTAAGCATCATATTGGTAGAGATTTTAGATCGCATGGTCGATTTGGATCGCTTCGATCTCGATGGCATCACGATCCGACTCAACCAATTGGAAACCCAAGAAAAACTATTGATTTTCAGCGGCTACGCCCAAATTGAGCGCATCCCCGCCAACTCCTAG